Proteins encoded within one genomic window of Flavobacterium gilvum:
- a CDS encoding hydroxymethylglutaryl-CoA lyase encodes MKAIKIIECPRDAMQGIKAFIPTERKVSYIQSLLRVGFDTIDFGSFVSAKAIPQMRDTAEVLAQLDLSKTKSKLLAIIANYQGAELASQHSAIQYLGFPFSISENFQMRNTHKTIAQSLVTLEEILNLADKTNKETVAYLSMGFGNPYGDPWNVDIVAQWTEKLASMGVKILSLSDTVGSSTPEVIDYLFSNLIPQYPNIEFGAHLHTTPDKWLEKIDAAYKGGCRRFDGAIQGFGGCPMATDKLTGNMPTEKLLSYFTVQKEKTNCSPMSFESAYNEASKIFWEFH; translated from the coding sequence ATGAAGGCAATAAAAATTATCGAATGTCCGCGAGATGCAATGCAAGGCATAAAAGCCTTCATTCCTACCGAAAGAAAGGTGAGTTATATTCAATCTTTGTTGCGCGTGGGGTTTGATACCATTGACTTTGGAAGTTTTGTTTCGGCCAAAGCCATTCCTCAAATGCGGGATACGGCCGAAGTCTTGGCGCAGCTTGATTTATCTAAAACAAAAAGTAAATTATTGGCTATTATTGCCAATTACCAAGGGGCCGAATTAGCATCCCAGCATTCGGCTATTCAATATCTAGGTTTTCCTTTTTCGATTTCAGAGAATTTTCAAATGCGGAACACGCATAAGACAATTGCGCAATCTTTGGTGACATTAGAAGAAATATTAAATCTTGCTGATAAAACCAATAAAGAAACCGTAGCGTATCTTTCCATGGGTTTTGGTAATCCTTACGGAGATCCCTGGAATGTTGATATTGTAGCGCAATGGACCGAAAAATTGGCTTCGATGGGTGTGAAAATTTTATCCCTTTCCGATACCGTCGGGAGTTCTACACCCGAAGTGATTGATTATTTATTTTCCAATCTGATTCCGCAATATCCTAATATTGAATTTGGTGCTCATCTTCATACAACACCAGATAAATGGTTGGAAAAAATTGATGCGGCTTACAAAGGTGGCTGTCGCCGTTTTGATGGAGCTATTCAGGGTTTTGGAGGTTGTCCCATGGCAACCGATAAGTTAACTGGAAATATGCCTACAGAGAAATTATTGTCTTATTTTACGGTTCAGAAAGAAAAAACTAATTGTAGTCCAATGAGTTTTGAAAGTGCTTATAATGAAGCATCAAAAATCTTTTGGGAATTTCATTGA
- a CDS encoding quinone-dependent dihydroorotate dehydrogenase, with product MYKTFIRPIFFCFDPEKVHHFTFSFIKLISKIPGIPSLLKVLYQVNDKRLETEVFGLKFKNPVGLAAGLDKDAVLYKELSNLGFGFIEIGTLTPKAQPGNDKKRLFRLIEDSGIINRMGFNNGGVLEAVDRLKKNDGVLIGGNIGKNKVTPNEDATSDYEICFDALYDYVDYFVVNVSSPNTPNLRELQEKEPLTQLLQTLQNKNLAKPKQKPILLKIAPDLTDEQLLDIIDIVNDTKIAGVIATNTTISRSGLRSVNQTETGGLSGKPLTSRSTEVIRFLSEKSNKAFPIIGVGGIHSAQDALEKLEAGASLIQLYTGFIYEGPALIKEINKAILSKK from the coding sequence ATGTACAAGACTTTTATACGCCCCATTTTTTTTTGTTTTGATCCCGAAAAAGTACACCACTTTACTTTTTCATTTATCAAATTAATCTCAAAAATACCTGGAATTCCATCGCTTTTAAAAGTGTTGTATCAGGTAAATGACAAAAGATTGGAAACGGAAGTTTTTGGTTTAAAGTTTAAAAACCCAGTGGGATTGGCAGCAGGATTGGATAAGGATGCCGTTTTGTACAAAGAGTTATCAAATTTGGGTTTCGGTTTTATAGAAATTGGGACACTTACCCCAAAAGCGCAACCGGGAAATGATAAAAAACGTTTGTTTCGACTTATAGAAGATTCCGGAATCATCAATAGAATGGGTTTTAATAACGGGGGAGTTCTGGAGGCAGTTGATCGATTAAAGAAAAATGACGGCGTACTTATTGGTGGAAATATAGGGAAAAACAAAGTGACTCCAAACGAAGATGCCACTTCTGATTATGAGATTTGCTTTGATGCTTTATATGATTATGTAGATTATTTTGTGGTAAATGTTAGTTCGCCCAATACGCCAAATCTTAGAGAGTTACAGGAAAAAGAGCCGCTTACCCAATTACTTCAAACTTTGCAGAATAAGAATTTGGCAAAGCCAAAGCAAAAGCCAATATTACTTAAAATTGCTCCAGATCTTACAGATGAGCAATTGCTGGATATTATTGATATCGTGAATGATACCAAAATTGCAGGAGTAATTGCAACCAATACAACAATCTCAAGAAGCGGATTACGTTCTGTAAATCAAACGGAAACAGGAGGGTTATCTGGAAAACCATTGACTTCACGTTCTACCGAAGTGATTCGTTTTTTGTCTGAAAAAAGCAATAAAGCATTCCCTATTATCGGGGTTGGCGGAATACATTCTGCACAAGATGCTTTGGAAAAATTGGAAGCAGGTGCAAGTTTGATTCAGTTATACACTGGCTTTATTTATGAAGGTCCGGCATTAATAAAAGAAATAAATAAAGCAATTTTGTCAAAAAAATAG
- a CDS encoding dienelactone hydrolase family protein has translation MKKLTKEDISQEIFDLYDDYAHNKIERRQFIEKLSLFAIGSLTVPSLLSFMTPNYVDSITVKPDDPRLKSDYITYSSPKGGGSIKGLLSEPAEAKKKLPGIIVVHENRGLNPYIEDVGRRAALEGFITLAPDALTPLGGYPGNDDAGRELQKKRTREEMLEDFIAAYEYLKSHKDCNGYIGVVGFCFGGWIANMMAVKIPTLSAAVPYYGGQPTAEEAEKIKTPLLLQYAGLDTRVNEGWPAYETVLKKNKVEYTAYIYPGVNHGFHNNTTPRYDEAAATLSWTRTIDFFKEKLKKK, from the coding sequence ATGAAAAAACTAACCAAAGAAGATATCAGTCAGGAAATTTTTGACCTGTACGATGACTACGCCCACAACAAAATAGAGAGAAGACAATTTATCGAAAAACTGTCACTTTTCGCAATAGGAAGCCTTACGGTTCCTTCGCTCCTTAGTTTTATGACTCCCAATTATGTGGATTCCATCACTGTAAAACCCGATGATCCGAGACTGAAATCGGACTATATTACTTATTCATCACCAAAAGGCGGAGGATCAATCAAAGGGCTTTTGTCGGAGCCGGCAGAAGCCAAGAAAAAATTACCCGGAATCATTGTCGTTCATGAAAACCGCGGCCTAAATCCTTATATCGAAGACGTGGGAAGACGAGCTGCACTGGAAGGTTTCATCACCCTGGCTCCAGATGCCTTAACACCACTGGGCGGTTACCCCGGAAATGATGACGCAGGACGAGAACTTCAAAAAAAACGCACCCGAGAAGAAATGCTCGAAGACTTTATTGCTGCCTACGAATACCTGAAATCCCACAAAGACTGTAACGGTTATATAGGAGTTGTCGGATTTTGTTTTGGAGGTTGGATTGCCAATATGATGGCGGTCAAAATCCCAACTTTGTCCGCGGCAGTTCCCTATTACGGAGGACAACCCACCGCCGAAGAGGCCGAAAAAATCAAAACCCCACTCCTATTGCAATATGCAGGACTGGACACGCGCGTCAACGAGGGTTGGCCTGCCTACGAAACCGTACTCAAAAAGAACAAAGTCGAGTACACCGCTTACATTTACCCCGGAGTCAATCACGGTTTTCACAACAATACCACTCCCCGATACGACGAAGCCGCCGCCACGCTATCCTGGACGAGAACCATTGATTTTTTCAAAGAAAAACTGAAAAAGAAATAA